From the Streptomyces nigrescens genome, one window contains:
- a CDS encoding SagB/ThcOx family dehydrogenase, translating to MGRLTAEQRSLLQVLSTDRSAEELTRRCPRDQAERLLAMLSSGGWLITTVVCGDRPLFSSRPLVPHRKPLPPVEPRRLSRFASVRRDGDEIVVESPAAGAEVRLYDRRLVEPVLAPGAEQERSDLPLEAVRLLAGELADRGFLATAAEDHSLSSVQWSPHELAFHHGSRLRADHRMGQDFGGSYWAKGRFDAPPGKHPRWPEAAIELPRPDLAGLRAKDPALAEVMEERRSLRSYDEDTPLTVEELGEFLFRTARVRATGRDTEGLDVSSRPYPGGGAAYELEVYPLVRNVRGLDAGLYHYAPHGHRLHPVPASATVLRRLMKASAAGMTGDATPQVLLVIATRFGRLAWKYQAMGYALTLKHVGVLYQSMYLAATAMRLAPCALGVGDSDAFAEATGLDYFEETSVGEFALGSLPAARRESTG from the coding sequence ATGGGGCGACTGACCGCCGAGCAGCGGTCGCTGCTGCAGGTCCTGTCCACTGACCGGTCGGCCGAGGAGCTCACCCGACGCTGTCCCCGCGATCAGGCCGAGAGACTGCTCGCCATGCTGTCCTCGGGTGGCTGGCTGATCACCACCGTCGTCTGCGGAGACCGTCCGCTGTTCAGCAGCCGGCCGCTGGTACCGCACCGGAAGCCCTTGCCTCCCGTGGAGCCGCGGCGGCTGTCCCGGTTCGCCTCGGTCCGCCGGGACGGTGACGAGATCGTCGTGGAGTCCCCGGCTGCCGGGGCGGAGGTGCGCCTGTACGACCGACGTCTCGTCGAACCGGTCCTGGCTCCGGGTGCGGAGCAGGAGCGATCCGACCTGCCCCTGGAGGCGGTACGTCTGCTCGCCGGCGAACTGGCCGACAGAGGCTTCCTCGCGACCGCGGCCGAGGACCACTCCCTCAGCAGCGTTCAGTGGAGCCCCCATGAACTGGCCTTTCACCACGGCAGCAGACTGCGCGCCGACCACCGGATGGGGCAGGACTTCGGCGGATCGTACTGGGCGAAGGGGAGGTTCGACGCGCCACCGGGCAAGCACCCGCGGTGGCCGGAGGCGGCCATCGAGCTGCCGCGTCCCGACCTGGCCGGACTCCGCGCCAAGGATCCCGCGCTGGCTGAGGTCATGGAAGAGCGGCGTTCCCTCCGTTCCTACGACGAGGACACCCCGCTGACCGTCGAGGAGTTAGGAGAGTTTCTCTTCCGCACGGCTCGGGTGCGGGCAACGGGCAGGGACACCGAGGGACTCGACGTCTCCAGCCGGCCGTACCCCGGGGGCGGTGCCGCCTATGAGCTGGAGGTGTACCCGCTGGTCCGCAACGTGCGCGGGCTGGACGCCGGCCTCTACCACTACGCCCCGCACGGCCACCGGCTGCACCCGGTCCCGGCGTCGGCGACAGTGCTGCGCCGGCTGATGAAGGCGTCGGCAGCGGGTATGACCGGGGACGCCACACCGCAGGTGCTGCTGGTCATCGCCACCAGGTTCGGTCGCCTGGCGTGGAAGTACCAGGCGATGGGCTACGCGTTGACGCTCAAGCACGTCGGGGTGCTGTACCAGAGCATGTACCTCGCGGCGACAGCCATGCGGCTGGCGCCCTGTGCGCTGGGGGTGGGCGACTCGGATGCCTTCGCCGAGGCAACCGGGCTGGACTATTTCGAAGAGACCAGTGTCGGCGAATTCGCACTGGGCAGCCTGCCCGCGGCGCGGAGAGAGAGCACCGGATGA